The Amblyomma americanum isolate KBUSLIRL-KWMA chromosome 5, ASM5285725v1, whole genome shotgun sequence genome window below encodes:
- the LOC144133882 gene encoding uncharacterized protein LOC144133882: MDGDVTKKRRKRYFYKDEPFVVPKTTLYRRQQEVRLRAQHCASSTSAANDGDVNGGGVVGDLLNLPSGEQPAAEQAAQPASPTLSAHDEQAGGTSYDDDEDLFQTDDFDRLGETPEDSSSTSGETENDDGEREFLASDFVELEAAVNPGSTTTKAAAIIMIMAFVVTHGLTWEALNDLLRLIDGLFGFKGDVLPRSKFVFRKLWSSRKERLVKRFFYCDTCGSVLVSVPGMSSMRCPDCEVSTELCVLKARGHFFIILDLKEQMKCLLAKSKAALFERLVNLKAVIQQGGATLLQDITSGSMAEELRKSGKIGWMDLTITINTDGSPVFKSSSSSVWPIQFLINELPPCDRLKNCLIGGLWFGQHPYMRTFLTKFVEEINQFGKITWKAGHTLLSSGLHVLCCCVDAPARASVINMVQFNGLFGCPWCYNCAEFHEGAQRYMSVTVGEERTPGEMPKDMEFAEKIKDAVNGLKGQSPLNHLKHFNIVFGHTVEYMHCVLIGVTKCLTDQWFDSANSQQPFYIGK; the protein is encoded by the exons ATGGATGGGGACGTGACCAAGAAACGACGGAAGCGTTATTTCTACAAAGACGAACCGTTTGTTGTCCCGAAGACCACACTTTACAGGAGGCAGCAAGAAGTGCGGCTTCGCGCTCAGCATTGTGCCTCATCGACGTCAGCTGCCAACGACGGAGATGTCAACGGCGGAGGCGTTGTGGGCGATTTGCTGAACCTTCCAAGTGGCGAGCAACCAGCAGCAGAACAAGCGGCGCAGCCAGCCTCGCCTACTTTGAGTGCCCACGATGAGCAGGCAGGCGGCACCTCGTATGACGATGACGAAGATTTGTTCCAAACAGACGACTTTGACCGGCTTGGCGAAACACCCGAAGACAGCAGTTCTACGTCGGGAGAAACCGAAAACGACGACGGCGAACGCGAGTTTCTGGCATCGGACTTTGTCGAGCTTGAGGCAGCAGTAAATCCGGGCTCCACAACGACAAAGGCAGCCGCGATAATAATGATAATGGCGTTTGTCGTCACTCATGGACTCACTTGGGAGGCCCTGAATGATCTGCTGCGCCTCATAGATGGTCTGTTTGGCTTTAAAGGAGATGTACTTCCTCGGTCAAAGTTTGTGTTCCGAAAGCTTTGGTCGTCGCGCAAGGAAAGGCTGGTGAAGCGGTTTTTTTATTGTGACACCTGTGGCAGTGTGCTTGTGTCAGTGCCCGGAATGTCATCAATGAGGTGCCCGGACTGCGAGGTTAGCACGGAACTTTGTGTTCTAAAAGCTAGGGgacattttttcattattttagatTTGAAAGAACAGATGAAATGTTTGCTTGCAAAATCAAAGGCTGCATTGTTTGAAAGACTTGTGAACTTAAAGGCAGTCATTCAGCAAGGAGGAGCCACACTGTTGCAGGACATCACAAGTGGATCTATGGCCGAGGAGTTGAGGAAGAGCGGCAAAATTGGCTGGATGGATCTTACCATCACTATCAACACAGATGGAAGCCCCGTATtcaagtcatcgtcatcatctgtgTGGCCAATCCAGTTTTTGATTAACGAGCTGCCACCTTGCGACAGGCTAAAGAACTGCTTGATAGGTGGGCTGTGGTTCGGCCAGCACCCGTACATGAGAACCTTCTTAACCAAATTTGTTGAAGAGATCAATCAGTTTGGCAAGATCACTTGGAAGGCAGGTCATACATTGCTGTCATCAGGACTTCATGTACTGTGCTGCTGCGTGGATGCGCCAGCCCGAGCATCTGTGATCAACATGGTCCAGTTTAATGGTCTCTTCGGCTGCCCTTGGTGCTACAATTGTGCCGAGTTTCACGAAG GGGCCCAAAGGTACATGAGTGTTACAGTCGGTGAGGAGCGGACCCCAGGGGAGATGCCGAAAGACATGGAGTTTGCGGAGAAGATCAAAGATGCTGTGAATGGGCTTAAAGGGCAGTCACCACTGAATCACCTGAAACACTTTAACATTGTGTTTGGCCACACAGTGGAGTATATGCATTGTGTGCTCATTGGGGTCACGAAATGTCTTACTGACCAGTGGTTTGATTCAGCAAACTCTCAGCAACCGTTCTACATTGGTAAGTAG